One part of the Acidobacteriota bacterium genome encodes these proteins:
- a CDS encoding peptidase inhibitor family I36 protein, with protein sequence MLRYMKAILFTLTIGIALTVTNFAQTSNQVLVYEHTNYGGAYMSFNGIREEADLRSYNTGALGTPNWNDRISSLKVGSELKLIVFRDINFKGTSWTVTGPATIKTLVSNGWNDKISSFRIVPK encoded by the coding sequence ATGTTAAGGTACATGAAAGCGATACTATTCACACTCACGATCGGGATTGCGTTGACGGTTACGAACTTCGCGCAGACATCGAATCAGGTTCTTGTTTATGAACATACCAATTACGGTGGGGCCTATATGAGTTTCAATGGGATAAGAGAGGAAGCCGACCTTCGCAGTTATAACACCGGAGCACTCGGCACGCCTAACTGGAACGACCGCATCTCATCACTCAAAGTGGGCAGCGAACTTAAGTTGATCGTGTTTCGAGATATCAACTTCAAGGGCACTTCGTGGACGGTGACCGGACCGGCGACGATAAAAACGCTGGTCTCGAATGGATGGAATGACAAGATCTCGTCGTTTCGCATAGTTCCGAAATAA
- a CDS encoding phosphatidylserine decarboxylase family protein, which produces MVKEGLPFVLVPLFAAVGFALFSLWIPIVPLVAVALFMMYFFRDPKRNIPTEPNIVVSAADGRVTRIDETADGKVVSVFLSPIDVHINRSPIAGTITKLTYTPGKKMPATNDKASFENERNTLLIEGDGVTVSCTQIAGILARRIVCWPKEGDKLGRGEKFGLIKFSSRTDLLMPADTEIMVKVGDRVVGGETVIGKLTVNR; this is translated from the coding sequence ATGGTTAAAGAAGGATTACCTTTTGTGCTGGTTCCGCTGTTTGCTGCGGTGGGGTTTGCTTTGTTTTCGTTGTGGATACCGATCGTTCCTTTAGTGGCGGTCGCTCTGTTCATGATGTATTTCTTCCGCGACCCGAAGCGCAACATCCCGACCGAGCCGAATATCGTCGTTTCCGCAGCCGACGGGCGTGTCACACGGATCGACGAAACTGCGGACGGCAAGGTCGTCAGCGTGTTCCTCTCGCCGATCGACGTTCACATCAACCGCTCGCCTATCGCGGGCACGATTACGAAACTCACCTACACTCCGGGCAAGAAAATGCCGGCCACAAACGACAAGGCAAGCTTTGAGAACGAACGCAACACGCTCCTCATCGAGGGCGACGGCGTGACCGTTTCGTGCACGCAGATCGCCGGAATATTGGCGCGTCGCATTGTCTGTTGGCCAAAGGAAGGTGATAAACTTGGACGCGGCGAAAAATTTGGATTGATCAAGTTCAGTTCTCGCACCGATCTGCTGATGCCCGCCGATACCGAGATCATGGTCAAGGTCGGCGACCGCGTGGTCGGCGGAGAAACGGTGATAGGAAAGTTAACAGTGAATAGGTAA
- a CDS encoding CDP-alcohol phosphatidyltransferase family protein: MDDENDNRPPHRGLKKGLYVIPTLFTAANVAMGFLAVMMSIRGYHASFGDLESAAHYFNMAALAIGLAILFDTIDGRVARATRTATEIGVQFDSLADVLTFGIAPTALVYAWSFGGVYTENSLSHNVGMFLLFAYLMCGAFRLARFNLQATRPVKLEEGATKVDKKNFVGLPIPPAGGLLASIIHFAPMPLSSYGEVSGQYYGYALMALIAVLGVLMVSKIRYSSMKTAGAGPQGILLVVLFAGLAMFVYLYSQYALLAISGVYVVHGLVWWAFRALTVKPASGDSKTA, from the coding sequence ATGGACGACGAAAACGACAACAGACCTCCGCATCGGGGGCTAAAGAAAGGGCTATACGTCATTCCGACGCTGTTTACGGCGGCAAATGTGGCTATGGGCTTTTTGGCCGTGATGATGTCGATCCGCGGCTATCACGCTTCGTTTGGCGATCTCGAATCGGCTGCTCATTATTTCAATATGGCGGCGTTGGCGATCGGACTCGCGATCTTGTTCGATACGATCGACGGACGGGTTGCCCGTGCGACCAGGACAGCCACCGAGATCGGCGTTCAGTTTGATTCGCTGGCAGATGTGCTCACATTCGGCATTGCACCTACCGCGCTTGTTTACGCATGGTCATTCGGCGGCGTATACACCGAAAACAGCCTCTCGCACAACGTCGGCATGTTTCTGCTGTTCGCTTATCTGATGTGCGGTGCGTTTCGGCTTGCGAGATTCAACTTGCAGGCAACCAGGCCCGTCAAGCTCGAGGAAGGTGCGACCAAGGTAGATAAAAAGAACTTTGTCGGCCTGCCGATACCTCCGGCCGGCGGCTTGCTCGCCTCGATCATCCACTTTGCTCCAATGCCGCTCAGTTCGTACGGCGAGGTGTCCGGCCAATATTACGGCTATGCTCTAATGGCCCTGATCGCCGTCCTTGGCGTTTTAATGGTCAGCAAGATCCGCTACTCGAGCATGAAAACCGCCGGTGCCGGCCCGCAGGGCATCTTGCTTGTGGTCTTGTTCGCCGGGCTGGCAATGTTCGTATATCTTTATTCCCAGTACGCATTGCTTGCCATTTCGGGCGTATACGTCGTGCACGGACTGGTCTGGTGGGCATTCAGGGCTCTGACCGTCAAACCCGCGAGCGGCGATTCGAAAACGGCTTGA
- a CDS encoding penicillin-binding protein 2 codes for MATRTKKRKRSNSTQVAFTRFMLIVGVFTIWILGISVRLVHLQVTQHEWLKEKAVDQRQDIKKSKMLRGTIYDRDNRALAMSIKVKTLYADATEIVDTNKTAKAIAKTLKLDATQLSKQLADSKAAKKRFVPLLKKIDEETVQKLNKALAADGVKKADLPQFEGLHWTEDQMRSYPYGSLAAHIIGFSNADDNGMAGIEQSQDDVLHGAVIKKMQERDRLGRIYDETVYERESPGDIALTIGTSFQFKVEQALENGVKAANAKSGIAIAMIPKTGEIIALANYPTFDPNTIKAALPGNITNHAIQSVYSPGSVMKLVTYGSGLEKNLFVPTDMIDAGNGTITVADHKFTDSHHVGSVSYSQAMAHSSNVCAIKTGMRVGKDDFYSMLQKMGFGSKSGIELPAETGGILRSPEKWNGDSLASMSIGYEIGVTALQMATAFATIANDGIKVKPRIIKEIRKPEEKVAPSNNSENTRVVSVETARNLRTMLRQVVLTGTGRRAQLNGYTAGGKTGTAWKFNSATKSIDSSKYVSSFIGMAPAIDPEIVIAIVIDEPKAGPRDGGGVAAPIFKSIAEQILPELGIQQDGPAVKELPVAQDIPEAVTSDPDANETRSAKSEKGEDKKTAATIDKSTKPPKKTKEVKKEPEKKQGNGKRIPGNTVADKAGIRSLTELAET; via the coding sequence ATGGCTACCCGCACAAAGAAAAGAAAAAGATCAAATTCGACACAGGTCGCATTTACGCGATTTATGCTGATCGTGGGCGTGTTTACGATCTGGATCCTTGGGATCAGCGTCCGCCTCGTTCACCTGCAGGTCACTCAGCACGAATGGCTCAAGGAAAAGGCTGTCGACCAGCGGCAGGATATCAAGAAGAGCAAGATGCTCCGCGGTACGATCTACGACCGCGACAATCGTGCGCTAGCAATGAGCATCAAGGTAAAGACGCTTTATGCCGATGCCACCGAGATCGTCGATACGAACAAGACCGCCAAGGCGATCGCGAAGACGCTTAAGCTCGACGCCACTCAATTATCAAAACAGCTTGCCGATTCAAAAGCTGCCAAAAAGCGATTCGTCCCGCTCCTTAAAAAGATCGACGAAGAGACCGTACAAAAGCTGAACAAGGCACTCGCCGCTGACGGCGTTAAAAAGGCCGATCTGCCGCAGTTCGAAGGACTGCACTGGACCGAGGATCAGATGCGCAGTTATCCGTATGGCTCGCTCGCTGCCCACATTATCGGATTCAGCAACGCAGACGATAACGGAATGGCAGGGATCGAACAGTCGCAGGACGACGTTCTCCACGGTGCCGTCATAAAGAAAATGCAGGAGCGTGACCGGCTCGGGCGAATTTACGACGAAACGGTCTACGAACGCGAGTCGCCGGGCGATATCGCGTTGACGATCGGAACGTCATTTCAATTCAAGGTAGAACAAGCTCTGGAGAACGGCGTTAAAGCAGCTAATGCCAAATCCGGCATCGCCATTGCCATGATTCCCAAGACCGGCGAGATCATCGCGTTAGCAAACTATCCCACCTTTGATCCGAATACGATCAAGGCGGCGTTGCCCGGGAACATCACTAATCATGCGATCCAGAGCGTCTATTCGCCTGGCTCGGTGATGAAGTTGGTCACATATGGCTCGGGGCTCGAAAAGAATCTATTTGTGCCGACAGATATGATCGATGCGGGAAACGGCACGATCACGGTCGCGGATCACAAATTCACCGATTCGCATCATGTCGGCTCGGTCAGTTATTCACAGGCGATGGCACATTCGAGCAACGTCTGCGCGATCAAAACGGGCATGCGGGTCGGCAAAGATGATTTCTATTCGATGCTCCAAAAAATGGGCTTCGGAAGTAAGTCGGGAATCGAATTACCGGCCGAGACCGGCGGCATTTTGCGGTCGCCGGAAAAGTGGAACGGTGATTCGTTGGCATCAATGTCGATCGGTTACGAAATTGGCGTGACGGCGTTGCAAATGGCAACGGCTTTTGCGACGATAGCAAATGACGGGATCAAGGTTAAACCGCGTATAATCAAGGAAATTCGCAAGCCGGAGGAAAAAGTCGCACCTTCGAACAATTCCGAAAATACAAGGGTTGTGTCGGTCGAAACGGCACGCAATCTCCGCACGATGCTTCGACAGGTCGTGTTGACGGGAACGGGCAGACGCGCCCAGTTGAATGGCTATACTGCCGGAGGGAAAACCGGAACAGCGTGGAAATTCAATTCGGCGACAAAATCAATCGATTCGAGCAAATATGTCTCGTCATTCATCGGCATGGCACCGGCGATCGATCCGGAGATCGTGATCGCTATCGTTATCGACGAGCCAAAGGCCGGACCGCGTGACGGCGGCGGAGTAGCCGCTCCGATCTTCAAGAGTATTGCCGAGCAGATCTTGCCGGAACTCGGTATTCAGCAAGACGGGCCGGCGGTGAAAGAGTTGCCCGTCGCGCAGGACATCCCTGAAGCCGTGACGTCCGATCCAGACGCAAATGAGACGAGGTCGGCAAAGTCAGAAAAAGGCGAAGACAAGAAGACCGCGGCAACGATCGACAAATCAACTAAACCTCCCAAGAAGACAAAAGAGGTAAAGAAAGAGCCCGAAAAGAAACAGGGCAACGGAAAAAGGATCCCCGGCAATACAGTGGCCGATAAAGCTGGAATCAGATCATTGACGGAATTGGCGGAAACTTGA
- a CDS encoding ZIP family metal transporter: MDSAFLQLLIFGILAAAANVFGGLILFPSHAHGRFKHLLKYLLAIGAGFMLAVTIVEILPKVVELWHKDGQPIGEALVIPMMLLLAGYLLTQFVEHTIAPHFHLGEEMHCEDDEHEHEIISATSAYTAVGGLLVHTFFDGVTIAAASQVDIKVGFLVFIAVFLHKFPEGFTIGSMVLAAGRGRKQVMIATSLMGITTLLGVLVYYFVGANLGVTVAYALPVAAGVTLYVAASDLIPEVNHHGGGSSWISLSVFAGVALFFGLHFVLHSIVG; this comes from the coding sequence ATGGACTCAGCCTTTTTACAATTACTGATCTTCGGGATCTTGGCCGCCGCCGCGAATGTTTTCGGCGGGCTTATCCTGTTTCCGTCGCACGCCCACGGACGTTTCAAACACCTCCTCAAATATCTGCTCGCGATCGGTGCCGGATTTATGCTGGCCGTGACTATCGTCGAGATACTGCCGAAGGTCGTCGAGCTGTGGCACAAGGACGGCCAGCCCATCGGCGAGGCCCTCGTCATTCCGATGATGCTGTTGCTCGCGGGATATTTGCTGACGCAATTTGTCGAACACACCATCGCTCCGCATTTTCATCTCGGCGAAGAGATGCACTGCGAAGACGACGAGCACGAGCACGAGATCATCTCCGCCACCTCAGCCTACACCGCGGTCGGCGGATTGCTCGTCCACACATTTTTTGACGGCGTTACGATCGCCGCCGCGTCGCAGGTAGATATAAAGGTCGGCTTTCTGGTATTCATCGCGGTCTTTCTTCACAAATTTCCCGAGGGATTCACGATCGGCTCAATGGTCCTCGCCGCAGGCCGCGGCCGTAAACAAGTGATGATCGCCACGTCACTGATGGGAATCACCACCTTGCTCGGTGTCCTTGTCTATTACTTTGTCGGAGCCAACCTCGGCGTCACCGTCGCCTACGCATTACCGGTCGCCGCCGGAGTAACACTCTATGTTGCCGCCAGCGACCTCATCCCCGAGGTTAACCACCATGGCGGCGGCAGTTCGTGGATCTCACTGTCCGTATTCGCCGGCGTCGCACTATTCTTCGGACTGCACTTCGTACTTCATTCGATCGTCGGCTAG
- a CDS encoding aminotransferase class V-fold PLP-dependent enzyme produces MDKPKLSRGRLLASAGKGLGLMAILSPSITSLYKNVKDAGLGVDHLSPLEAATHEEYWAEISKAFTISRSNINLNSGWTSPSPKMVSEAYVRYKHQEDATSSTMWQLLEPQAETIRAGLANLFGCDADEIAITRNASESLQILLLGLDIRSGDEVIATSQDYPRMLTALRQREMREGPRLKLVKIPLAPFSTDEIVGAIESAITPQTRLILISHMINITGQIMPVRKICDMARSRGIETVVDGAHSFAQLDFKRGDLQCDYFGSSLHKWLYTPKGAGLLYVKKDKIPNVWPLMASEDRLKSDIRKFEEIGTHSSATRLAIGEALLFHEAIGPKRKEERLRHLSSYWMSRLKTLPRVTFNTSFDPEQFCAIANFSIEGGDVTKITKYLMARHKIIATPIVHDEFSGIRVTPNIFTKIGELDRFCKVIEKMTQKALPKELRS; encoded by the coding sequence ATGGACAAGCCCAAACTAAGTCGAGGCAGGCTATTGGCATCTGCGGGTAAGGGTCTCGGATTGATGGCGATCTTGTCGCCATCGATAACTTCGCTGTACAAGAATGTTAAGGACGCGGGGCTTGGTGTCGATCACCTTTCGCCTTTGGAAGCTGCGACACACGAAGAATACTGGGCCGAGATCTCCAAAGCGTTTACCATCTCACGAAGCAATATTAACCTAAACAGCGGTTGGACCAGCCCGAGCCCGAAGATGGTTTCGGAGGCGTACGTGCGTTACAAGCATCAAGAGGACGCGACTTCCTCGACGATGTGGCAGCTACTGGAACCGCAAGCCGAAACGATCCGTGCAGGACTGGCAAATCTCTTCGGGTGTGACGCCGACGAGATAGCCATCACGCGGAATGCTTCGGAATCCCTACAGATCCTTTTGCTTGGCCTCGATATTCGATCAGGCGACGAAGTGATCGCGACATCGCAGGACTATCCCCGAATGTTGACCGCTCTTCGTCAAAGGGAAATGCGCGAAGGGCCGCGTCTCAAACTGGTCAAGATACCGCTCGCTCCGTTTTCTACCGACGAGATCGTTGGCGCGATCGAATCCGCGATAACTCCGCAGACCCGGCTGATACTGATCTCGCATATGATCAATATCACGGGCCAGATAATGCCGGTTCGAAAGATCTGCGATATGGCCAGATCTCGCGGCATCGAGACGGTCGTGGATGGGGCACATTCCTTTGCGCAGCTCGATTTCAAACGAGGTGATCTGCAATGCGACTATTTTGGGAGTTCGCTGCATAAGTGGCTCTACACGCCGAAAGGCGCCGGGTTGCTTTATGTGAAAAAAGACAAGATCCCGAATGTATGGCCATTGATGGCTTCTGAAGACAGATTAAAATCCGACATTCGCAAGTTCGAAGAAATAGGCACGCATTCTTCGGCGACCAGACTTGCGATCGGCGAGGCCTTATTATTTCACGAAGCGATCGGGCCGAAGCGAAAAGAGGAACGCCTACGACACTTGTCGTCCTATTGGATGAGCCGTCTGAAGACCTTGCCCCGTGTAACGTTCAACACGTCGTTCGATCCGGAACAGTTTTGTGCTATCGCTAATTTTTCTATCGAGGGCGGCGACGTAACGAAGATCACTAAATATTTAATGGCAAGACACAAGATAATAGCGACTCCGATAGTTCACGATGAATTTTCAGGGATCCGCGTCACGCCAAACATATTTACGAAGATCGGGGAACTTGACCGCTTTTGTAAAGTGATTGAGAAAATGACGCAAAAGGCCCTACCAAAGGAGCTACGTTCTTAA
- a CDS encoding SLC13 family permease: protein MNFEIIFVFAVLLLAVFLFVTEKLPVDLVALLVMALLLVSGVVTPAQGLAGFSNTATITVGAMFILSAGLFKTGAVGFLGNIVTRIFKGPFVLAILAVMIIVGFLSAFINNTPVIAIFLPILLGAARQTGVSVSKILMPVSFASMFGGVCTLIGSSTNILVSSIAEEQGLPPFSMFEFAPLGLILFAAGTAYMLFVGIRLIPERRGQGDLTESFSLSEYLTEIVLLPNAASIGYAIKDSPLVKDLDIGILEIRREDETIQQPKGNVILRSNDHLLVRCDLEKIRTLQERTGIIFKPQAKWGDDSLTSQDYRLIEAVVVPNSPLVRSTLQRSNFRENYGATVLAIRHRGELLREKLSDTVLSGGDVLLLEIHQDRLNAFKRNKEFIVTSELEAVEFRRDKVVIATVIVIGVILAASLNVAPIVVAAAIGAILLVLTKCITLDEAYQAIDWKIIFLLAGVLSLGIALEKTGEARIISTLLVSTVGTLGLIALVSALCLLTSILTEMMSNNATAALLAPIAIATAATLGVNPEPFLVAVTFAASASFMTPVGYQTNTMIYGPGQYKFFDFVRVGTPLNIIFWILATVLIPVFWKF from the coding sequence ATGAACTTTGAGATCATATTCGTATTTGCAGTTTTGCTGCTCGCGGTTTTTCTCTTTGTGACCGAGAAATTACCGGTCGATCTTGTCGCTCTCCTCGTTATGGCCTTGCTCCTGGTCAGCGGTGTCGTCACGCCTGCGCAAGGGTTAGCCGGTTTTAGTAACACGGCAACGATCACAGTCGGAGCGATGTTCATTTTGAGTGCCGGACTGTTTAAGACCGGGGCGGTTGGCTTTCTTGGCAATATAGTTACCCGTATCTTCAAAGGACCGTTTGTTTTGGCGATCCTTGCAGTCATGATAATCGTCGGTTTTTTGTCGGCATTTATTAACAATACTCCCGTCATCGCGATCTTTCTGCCGATTCTTCTCGGTGCCGCCCGCCAAACCGGTGTTAGCGTATCTAAAATATTAATGCCTGTATCGTTTGCGTCCATGTTTGGCGGGGTTTGTACTCTGATCGGCTCATCGACGAACATATTGGTCAGTTCGATCGCTGAAGAGCAAGGCCTTCCGCCGTTTTCGATGTTCGAATTCGCACCGCTCGGCCTGATCCTATTTGCGGCCGGTACGGCCTATATGCTTTTTGTCGGCATTCGTTTAATTCCCGAACGCCGCGGCCAGGGCGATCTGACGGAATCATTTTCGCTCAGTGAATATTTGACAGAGATCGTTCTGCTGCCTAACGCGGCCTCAATAGGCTATGCGATCAAGGATTCCCCGCTCGTAAAGGATCTCGACATTGGCATCCTTGAGATCCGTCGCGAAGACGAGACGATCCAACAGCCAAAGGGCAATGTCATCTTACGTTCAAACGATCACCTGCTGGTACGTTGCGATCTGGAGAAAATTCGCACCCTGCAGGAACGCACCGGCATAATCTTCAAACCGCAGGCAAAATGGGGCGACGATAGCCTAACCTCGCAAGACTATCGTTTGATCGAAGCCGTTGTAGTTCCAAATTCACCACTCGTCCGCAGCACGCTCCAAAGATCCAATTTCCGCGAGAACTACGGTGCTACCGTTCTTGCGATTCGCCACCGAGGCGAGCTTTTACGCGAGAAACTTTCCGACACCGTCCTAAGCGGAGGCGATGTCTTGCTCCTCGAAATTCACCAGGACAGGCTTAATGCATTCAAGCGGAACAAGGAATTCATCGTGACGTCAGAACTGGAAGCTGTCGAATTTCGGCGCGACAAGGTCGTGATCGCAACGGTCATCGTTATTGGAGTCATCCTTGCCGCAAGTCTGAATGTTGCACCGATCGTCGTTGCCGCCGCGATCGGTGCGATCCTGCTGGTTCTGACAAAATGCATCACGCTCGACGAAGCGTATCAAGCGATCGACTGGAAGATCATCTTTCTCCTTGCGGGCGTCTTATCGCTCGGGATCGCACTCGAAAAGACCGGTGAGGCACGCATCATCTCGACACTACTGGTTTCGACTGTCGGAACGCTTGGCCTTATTGCTTTAGTTTCAGCCCTTTGCCTGCTGACATCGATTTTGACCGAAATGATGTCGAATAATGCGACGGCGGCACTGCTTGCCCCGATCGCGATCGCAACCGCCGCGACGCTCGGTGTAAACCCTGAGCCGTTTCTCGTGGCCGTCACGTTTGCAGCATCTGCCAGCTTCATGACGCCGGTCGGCTATCAAACTAACACGATGATCTACGGGCCCGGACAGTACAAGTTCTTCGATTTCGTCAGGGTTGGAACCCCGCTCAACATAATCTTTTGGATACTGGCTACGGTCTTGATACCGGTATTCTGGAAATTCTAA
- the murF gene encoding UDP-N-acetylmuramoyl-tripeptide--D-alanyl-D-alanine ligase — MKLETAIRYINGDAPLLDPALSEREVTNFVIDSREVKAGDVFFALSQPEYKANGFNGDFDDSTKYAASALASGAVAAVVRRDRFDEHEEDLKQFEDRLIFVDDAIAAFQRLAHGVYLEWDRPVVAITGSAGKTTAKELTAHVLEASGRKVLRNIKNYNNGLGHPLTVLNLAKDASFDVAVLEMGMSTPLNEIARLCRITPPDVAVELNVLPVHVEHLGSIDAVAAAKAELVEGMKDGGVAILNADDARVAAMAGKSKGSVITYGIEKPADITANEIKFTGFGATSFVLKTPTGSANVSFPLNGKHNILNALAAAAVGHNSGMSGDEIASALGSVSAPPQRGEILRFAARFIVINDSYNSNPDALLSMVETLIGGVKTDQRKIVVAGEMLELGENAANIHRDTGESIAKLGADILIGVRGFARDLASGAADAGLEDSRFADDSEMAGEMLAEEVRAGDVVLVKGSRGVRTEKVIEKLLEKFELEGKAATRQ; from the coding sequence TTGAAACTCGAAACTGCAATTAGATATATCAATGGCGACGCGCCATTACTCGACCCCGCTTTGTCCGAACGTGAAGTCACAAATTTTGTGATCGACTCACGTGAGGTTAAGGCGGGCGACGTGTTTTTTGCCCTTTCGCAGCCGGAATACAAGGCGAACGGCTTCAACGGCGATTTTGATGATTCGACAAAATACGCGGCTTCGGCTCTCGCCTCCGGGGCAGTTGCCGCCGTTGTGAGACGCGATCGATTTGACGAACACGAAGAGGACCTCAAACAATTTGAAGACAGGTTAATTTTTGTTGACGACGCTATTGCCGCATTTCAGCGATTGGCTCACGGCGTTTATCTCGAATGGGACAGGCCCGTAGTGGCTATTACGGGGAGTGCGGGAAAGACGACCGCCAAAGAATTGACCGCTCACGTACTCGAAGCCTCCGGCCGCAAAGTGCTGCGCAACATCAAAAATTACAACAACGGCCTCGGCCATCCGCTGACGGTCCTGAATCTAGCCAAGGATGCGAGTTTCGACGTGGCTGTTCTCGAGATGGGAATGTCCACACCGCTCAACGAGATCGCTCGGTTGTGCCGAATAACACCGCCCGATGTTGCGGTCGAACTGAACGTGCTGCCCGTTCACGTTGAACACCTCGGTTCGATCGATGCTGTTGCGGCCGCGAAAGCTGAGCTTGTCGAAGGAATGAAGGACGGCGGTGTTGCTATCCTGAATGCCGACGACGCGAGAGTTGCGGCGATGGCAGGAAAATCTAAAGGTTCGGTAATTACTTACGGAATTGAGAAGCCCGCTGATATAACTGCAAATGAGATAAAGTTTACCGGATTTGGCGCGACGAGCTTTGTGCTGAAAACTCCGACGGGCTCGGCAAACGTTAGTTTTCCTCTCAACGGAAAACACAACATTCTCAATGCTCTAGCTGCGGCGGCGGTTGGCCATAATTCTGGTATGTCCGGGGATGAGATCGCGTCGGCTCTTGGCTCGGTTTCGGCTCCGCCGCAGCGAGGCGAAATACTGCGATTCGCGGCCAGGTTCATCGTAATTAACGATTCGTACAACTCAAATCCTGATGCATTGCTTTCTATGGTCGAGACGCTGATCGGTGGGGTAAAGACCGATCAGAGGAAAATAGTCGTCGCAGGCGAAATGCTGGAACTTGGCGAGAATGCTGCAAATATCCACAGAGACACGGGAGAGTCGATTGCGAAGCTCGGTGCTGATATACTCATCGGCGTTCGCGGTTTTGCACGCGACCTTGCGAGCGGAGCGGCTGATGCCGGTCTTGAGGATTCACGATTTGCAGATGATTCGGAAATGGCGGGCGAAATGCTTGCCGAAGAAGTCAGGGCAGGTGATGTGGTCCTGGTCAAAGGTTCGCGGGGCGTCAGGACCGAAAAGGTCATCGAGAAGTTGCTGGAAAAATTCGAACTGGAGGGAAAAGCGGCGACGCGGCAGTGA
- the rsmH gene encoding 16S rRNA (cytosine(1402)-N(4))-methyltransferase RsmH, translating into MQSNEADFTHRSVLLDEVLALLETGKGGTFVDATLGLGGHSEAILASSDTANVIGIDQDRKAIAMAGERLAKYGPRFRSVHANFSEIASVVENESIDGIIADLGVSSMQLDDESRGFSFRFDAPLDMRMNPEEGIETAAELIARTDETDLANIIYQFGEERQSRKIARRIVEKRKNGEPIETTRQLAELLERTVKRGKNDKIHPATRTFQALRIAVNGELEIIEQFLNDSIKVLKTGGVLAVITFHSLEDRIVKHAFQRLNGKCICPPRIPQCVCGAAKKVEILTRKPVIPTDDEQRENPRSRSAKLRAVRKLGLEVE; encoded by the coding sequence ATGCAAAGTAACGAAGCTGACTTTACGCATCGATCGGTACTGCTCGACGAAGTTTTGGCTCTGCTCGAAACAGGCAAGGGCGGGACATTTGTCGACGCGACCTTAGGGCTGGGCGGCCACAGTGAGGCGATCCTTGCTTCGTCTGACACGGCAAACGTCATAGGCATCGACCAGGACCGCAAAGCGATCGCGATGGCCGGAGAGCGGCTGGCGAAATACGGGCCGCGATTCCGAAGCGTTCACGCGAACTTCTCCGAGATAGCGAGCGTGGTTGAAAACGAGAGCATCGACGGCATCATTGCCGATCTGGGCGTTTCGTCGATGCAGCTGGATGACGAAAGCCGCGGGTTCAGCTTTCGCTTTGACGCTCCGCTCGATATGCGGATGAACCCCGAAGAGGGCATCGAGACGGCCGCGGAATTGATAGCGAGAACGGACGAAACAGATCTCGCGAACATCATTTATCAGTTTGGTGAGGAACGGCAGTCGCGAAAGATCGCACGGCGGATAGTTGAAAAGAGAAAGAACGGCGAACCGATCGAAACGACGCGTCAACTGGCCGAGCTGCTGGAGAGAACGGTAAAGCGGGGCAAGAACGACAAGATCCATCCGGCGACGCGAACGTTTCAGGCATTGCGGATCGCCGTGAACGGCGAACTTGAAATAATCGAGCAGTTCTTGAACGACTCGATAAAGGTTTTGAAAACCGGCGGCGTTCTCGCAGTGATAACCTTTCACTCGCTCGAGGACCGCATCGTCAAACATGCATTCCAGCGGCTGAATGGTAAATGCATCTGTCCGCCACGCATTCCACAATGCGTCTGCGGTGCGGCGAAAAAGGTTGAGATTTTGACACGAAAGCCGGTCATCCCGACCGACGACGAGCAGCGAGAGAATCCACGTTCTCGAAGTGCTAAATTGCGAGCCGTAAGAAAGCTCGGACTTGAAGTTGAATAG